The proteins below come from a single Desulfitobacterium metallireducens DSM 15288 genomic window:
- a CDS encoding methyl-accepting chemotaxis protein: MGDFLDRMSLFFSKHSGIVRWWFNLGVATKLIMAFAINALITLGSGGTVYFLVEKGAIAQHIGLILTLTVIVSIIILLYGCYIAFLIVSPLRRSVEFAEQVAQGDLTATLYCMDQDDEVGKLCQSLTTMLDNFRTLVSEISHGSDIFADSSRTLAQRAELTVLSAKQVASAINQVADGSQSQANSVQAIMVAVQDMTLGISQIETDVKLADRASTQALQVANEGDLAMTKANTQMDHIHQTVDETGKIISTLGEKSTVIGTIVETIKAISDQTNLLALNAAIEAARAGEHGRGFSVVAEEVRKLAEQSTVSSAQIEQIIEDIKTNLDKAISSMDAEKAVVQNGALAIGEAQQAFNRIMEGTQTVNEQIQEVARLSSGIAQSSKQISAEISQVAAITQETTAQTEEVASSSSEQMHSMEDINQSSEELSSTALELQSAARRFKLA; encoded by the coding sequence ATGGGAGATTTTTTGGATCGAATGAGTCTTTTCTTCTCAAAGCATTCAGGTATCGTCCGATGGTGGTTTAATTTGGGAGTGGCCACTAAACTCATAATGGCCTTTGCGATTAACGCCTTAATTACTCTTGGATCAGGAGGAACGGTATACTTCCTCGTTGAAAAAGGGGCTATTGCACAACACATTGGCTTAATTCTAACGCTAACTGTAATTGTAAGTATCATAATCCTCCTCTATGGATGCTACATCGCCTTTCTTATTGTTTCACCTTTACGTCGTAGTGTTGAATTTGCTGAACAAGTAGCCCAAGGAGATTTAACGGCAACCTTATACTGTATGGATCAAGATGATGAAGTAGGTAAACTTTGCCAATCTCTCACTACTATGTTAGATAATTTCCGCACTTTAGTTAGCGAAATCTCCCATGGTTCTGATATCTTTGCTGATTCTTCACGAACGCTTGCTCAGCGAGCAGAACTTACTGTTTTATCCGCTAAACAAGTCGCCAGTGCAATCAACCAAGTTGCGGATGGCTCTCAATCCCAAGCCAATAGTGTACAGGCCATTATGGTCGCTGTGCAGGACATGACTCTGGGCATATCCCAAATCGAAACGGATGTTAAACTTGCTGATCGCGCTTCCACTCAAGCTTTACAAGTGGCCAACGAAGGCGATTTGGCGATGACTAAAGCTAATACCCAAATGGATCATATTCATCAAACCGTGGATGAAACCGGAAAAATCATCTCTACTTTAGGGGAAAAATCAACGGTGATCGGCACAATTGTGGAAACAATTAAAGCCATCTCAGATCAAACGAATCTTCTCGCTCTTAATGCGGCGATTGAAGCCGCTCGTGCTGGAGAACATGGCCGTGGATTCAGTGTTGTTGCAGAGGAAGTCCGAAAGCTAGCTGAACAATCAACCGTTTCAAGCGCTCAAATTGAACAAATCATTGAAGATATCAAGACAAACCTTGATAAAGCGATTTCGAGTATGGATGCCGAAAAAGCTGTTGTTCAAAATGGGGCTCTAGCTATCGGAGAAGCACAACAAGCCTTTAACCGGATTATGGAAGGTACACAAACGGTTAATGAACAAATTCAAGAAGTGGCTCGCTTATCCTCTGGAATCGCCCAAAGCTCTAAACAAATCTCGGCTGAAATTTCTCAAGTTGCTGCCATTACCCAAGAAACGACCGCTCAAACTGAAGAAGTCGCAAGCAGCAGTTCTGAACAAATGCATTCTATGGAAGACATCAATCAATCCAGCGAAGAACTCTCGAGTACAGCACTTGAACTTCAAAGCGCAGCCCGGAGATTTAAATTAGCTTAA
- a CDS encoding FMN-binding glutamate synthase family protein → MENTLVLVLFSVFMSIFGFAFLGLIIFWLGKRYFRTIVQRLFSLVLGRLFEDDYSENLMELWSATQRTSIINILEISQRAQFGKIIKRPLGSPRKFPHYDNLLFVPAQMARLPIEITENIPMKVTLGPKANKPLILEMPLIISGMAYGEALSEEARIALARGAKQVGTALNSGEGPFLAEERQEAGKYIWQVSRSPYGRNPQAIAQADMIEVQMGQGSRVGGQVIDPKSVQGKALKLMGISPDQPTVLSAGIPGIKNPWDWPRYVADLRKQAGGKPIGLKIMSGGRLETDLAVAIEAGFDVIALGGAQGGSAGSSPTLSDDFGLPSIVALIRAHRYLVEQGVRKEISLIASGGYATPGECLKALALGADAVYLGTAPLFALVHGQIGKVLPWEPLTQLVWYDSKYKDRLDIDKAAQSVANLLQSFTEEMQEGIRALGKKSLLELGPNDLVALDDWTAELTGVKKI, encoded by the coding sequence GTGGAGAATACCCTTGTTCTTGTATTGTTCAGTGTTTTTATGAGTATATTTGGATTCGCTTTTCTGGGTCTGATCATTTTCTGGCTGGGGAAGCGCTATTTTCGGACGATTGTCCAACGGTTATTTAGCCTAGTCCTGGGACGACTTTTCGAAGATGACTATTCCGAAAATCTAATGGAATTGTGGAGTGCAACTCAGCGTACTTCAATTATCAATATTCTTGAGATCAGTCAGCGGGCTCAGTTTGGTAAAATCATTAAGCGACCCCTTGGTTCGCCCAGAAAATTTCCGCATTATGATAACTTACTGTTTGTTCCTGCCCAAATGGCGCGTCTGCCAATAGAGATCACGGAGAATATTCCGATGAAGGTCACTCTTGGGCCTAAAGCGAATAAGCCTTTAATATTAGAGATGCCCTTGATCATTTCGGGTATGGCCTATGGAGAAGCGCTTAGTGAAGAGGCGAGAATCGCCTTAGCGCGTGGTGCAAAACAAGTCGGAACGGCACTCAATTCAGGCGAAGGCCCTTTTTTAGCGGAGGAGAGGCAGGAGGCAGGGAAGTACATATGGCAAGTGAGCCGGAGCCCTTATGGAAGAAACCCACAGGCGATAGCTCAGGCGGATATGATTGAGGTCCAAATGGGTCAGGGATCTCGGGTAGGGGGTCAAGTTATCGATCCGAAATCAGTTCAAGGAAAAGCACTCAAACTTATGGGAATTTCTCCAGATCAGCCCACTGTTTTGAGCGCGGGTATTCCCGGCATTAAAAACCCTTGGGATTGGCCAAGATATGTTGCAGATTTGCGTAAGCAAGCCGGGGGAAAACCGATTGGGTTAAAAATAATGTCAGGGGGCAGATTAGAGACTGATTTAGCGGTGGCCATTGAAGCTGGATTTGATGTGATCGCCCTCGGTGGAGCGCAGGGGGGGAGCGCCGGATCCTCTCCCACGCTATCGGATGATTTTGGGTTGCCCAGTATTGTGGCTCTAATCCGAGCGCATCGTTATTTAGTGGAACAAGGAGTACGCAAAGAGATTAGCCTGATTGCCTCAGGGGGATACGCTACTCCAGGAGAATGTTTGAAGGCTCTGGCTTTAGGGGCAGATGCTGTTTATCTTGGAACTGCTCCGCTCTTTGCTTTGGTTCACGGACAAATCGGGAAGGTTCTGCCTTGGGAACCTCTGACTCAACTTGTGTGGTATGATTCTAAATATAAAGACCGCTTAGATATAGATAAAGCCGCTCAAAGTGTGGCGAATTTACTTCAGTCCTTTACTGAGGAAATGCAGGAAGGGATTCGAGCTCTCGGCAAGAAATCTCTGTTGGAACTAGGACCCAATGATTTAGTCGCCTTAGATGACTGGACGGCTGAATTAACGGGGGTTAAAAAAATATAA
- a CDS encoding TIGR04086 family membrane protein, whose amino-acid sequence MGNTILRGVSSALLVTVITLLAGIFWSSMGYGGLDPSSLVDIGLVASCVTAGYRSGKESGIWLWGGVAALGYVSLSIILAALFLPISAWGTIQILAEGGLIGILAGAFGSGKASGKGSLRAGRDRSFPSRASHWGEESNPWDRWNNGDTPSDREEVHDSGINQEGEWEEWMSEDLRSAAIDEGRSYKPYQETGKNENLRMRAEKNVWWEEDVY is encoded by the coding sequence ATGGGAAATACTATTCTACGGGGGGTTAGTTCAGCATTACTGGTCACGGTTATAACCCTTCTTGCCGGAATTTTTTGGAGTTCAATGGGATATGGTGGACTTGATCCCTCAAGCCTAGTGGATATTGGGCTTGTTGCGAGTTGTGTTACGGCAGGTTATCGAAGTGGGAAAGAGAGTGGAATATGGTTATGGGGAGGAGTAGCTGCTCTTGGCTATGTAAGTTTGAGTATTATATTAGCGGCCCTTTTTTTACCCATTAGCGCATGGGGTACGATTCAGATCTTAGCTGAAGGGGGTCTTATCGGTATTCTCGCGGGAGCCTTTGGATCAGGAAAAGCTTCGGGGAAGGGGTCACTAAGAGCGGGAAGGGACCGATCGTTTCCTTCGCGAGCATCCCATTGGGGAGAGGAGAGCAATCCATGGGATAGATGGAATAATGGGGATACCCCTTCAGATCGTGAGGAAGTCCATGATTCGGGTATAAATCAAGAAGGGGAATGGGAGGAATGGATGAGTGAGGATTTAAGATCAGCAGCGATAGATGAAGGTAGATCCTATAAGCCGTATCAAGAGACCGGAAAAAATGAAAATCTGCGGATGAGAGCTGAAAAAAATGTGTGGTGGGAAGAGGATGTTTACTGA
- a CDS encoding LysM peptidoglycan-binding domain-containing protein: MDYARYVVQPGDTIYKIAKAYNVEMSEIIQLNHLKHPDRIYPGQVLLIPTVDTTQPVPGEIPEPNFTYAMWLYEVYAGKDSELSAVTTYLYQAVVLDRPEFDELLRPIAYDELRHLEQFGWALRFLGVDPRYGSFNKGHWVDWRARSLNYTTELCAILDYNMEDEAKAVQHYCELAQKIPIPEIQAILTQIAADEERHYHCFAQAKHQFCGAEIAPLPTQGLMMGSPPMSDMGSAPMMPEMPISPETRPEGGKG, encoded by the coding sequence ATGGATTATGCGCGTTACGTTGTCCAACCAGGAGATACAATTTATAAAATTGCCAAAGCGTATAATGTCGAGATGTCTGAAATTATCCAACTCAATCATCTCAAACATCCAGATCGCATCTACCCCGGGCAAGTTCTTTTGATACCCACTGTAGATACAACCCAACCTGTCCCCGGAGAAATTCCTGAACCCAATTTCACCTACGCAATGTGGCTCTATGAGGTTTATGCTGGAAAAGATTCTGAGCTTTCCGCCGTAACTACCTACTTATATCAAGCAGTCGTTCTCGATCGTCCAGAATTTGATGAACTTCTTCGCCCCATTGCCTATGATGAATTACGTCATCTTGAACAGTTCGGCTGGGCATTACGTTTCCTCGGAGTAGATCCCCGTTATGGCTCCTTTAATAAAGGACACTGGGTTGATTGGCGTGCACGTTCCTTAAACTATACGACCGAACTTTGTGCTATCCTCGACTACAACATGGAAGATGAAGCAAAAGCTGTTCAGCACTATTGTGAACTCGCGCAAAAAATCCCGATTCCAGAAATTCAAGCTATTCTTACTCAGATTGCCGCAGACGAAGAACGTCATTATCATTGCTTCGCGCAAGCTAAACATCAGTTCTGTGGTGCCGAAATCGCGCCTTTGCCTACTCAAGGGCTGATGATGGGCTCACCCCCGATGTCGGATATGGGAAGTGCTCCAATGATGCCTGAGATGCCTATTTCCCCAGAGACAAGGCCTGAGGGCGGAAAAGGGTGA
- a CDS encoding EamA family transporter yields MIQRRWANLSLLAVTAVWGATFIVVKRATEDLAPFPFLAIRFAIAFITLLPFVWVGRHHLTKTGIWKGLALGCFLFGGYATQTIGMQYTTASNAGFITGLSVVLVPALVTSTTHKLPHPTLVLGIISATLGLALLSLGDNLRFNQGDLLVLICAFFFALHIFFVGRYAPTENATVLAAGQILAVSILSTLFSLIFPQGSLQFTSYAWFGILLTAIPATSLAFYIQTKMQQFTTPTQTALICSAEPVFSALFAFLLAGEILPLRGLTGAALVLAGMLTAELSGSQEDLESKEGLRP; encoded by the coding sequence TTGATTCAACGTCGTTGGGCTAATTTATCCCTGCTTGCCGTTACTGCCGTCTGGGGAGCTACCTTTATTGTCGTCAAACGCGCGACCGAAGATCTCGCGCCTTTTCCCTTTCTGGCCATTCGCTTCGCGATCGCCTTTATAACCTTACTTCCTTTTGTCTGGGTCGGACGTCATCATTTAACCAAAACAGGAATCTGGAAAGGGCTCGCTTTAGGATGTTTCCTTTTTGGCGGCTATGCCACTCAAACGATTGGGATGCAATATACCACCGCTTCTAACGCGGGTTTCATCACGGGTTTAAGCGTCGTTCTCGTTCCAGCCCTTGTTACCTCAACCACTCACAAGCTCCCCCATCCCACACTTGTCCTCGGAATCATCAGCGCGACACTGGGTTTAGCCTTACTCTCCTTGGGTGATAATCTGCGCTTCAATCAAGGAGATCTGCTCGTTTTAATCTGCGCTTTCTTTTTTGCCCTTCATATTTTCTTTGTAGGCCGTTATGCGCCTACCGAGAATGCGACAGTGCTTGCTGCTGGACAAATTCTTGCTGTTAGCATTTTGAGTACCCTCTTTTCGCTCATTTTTCCACAAGGGTCCCTTCAATTTACCTCGTATGCTTGGTTTGGTATCCTTTTGACAGCCATACCCGCGACTTCACTGGCCTTTTATATTCAAACCAAGATGCAACAATTTACAACGCCAACACAAACAGCACTCATCTGTTCAGCTGAACCGGTTTTTTCCGCTCTTTTTGCCTTCCTCCTCGCCGGAGAGATTTTGCCTCTCCGCGGCTTAACCGGTGCAGCTCTTGTTCTCGCCGGGATGCTTACTGCCGAATTGAGTGGATCTCAAGAAGATTTAGAATCTAAAGAAGGGTTAAGACCGTAA